The window GCCTCCAAACTGCTGAAGAAGCCAGACCAGTGCAGAGCTGTGAGCACTTGTGCCCATCTGTTCTGGTCTGGCCGAAACACTGACAAGAATGGAGAGGAGGTAAGAACCATCTGACAGCAGTGGGGCACATTCTGCCTCAGTAGTAGTTCTGCCTTCCTTCTGTAGACATTTCTAAAGTAGATAACACTGGGGAAGTAGCTTTGGCTGGAATTTACCCTAATATATGAAACTTATAAAACTTTAGTTTTAGTGTAAActgcataaataaaaaaaaaggaaaaaatgctaaTTTAAGGGTGGAGGTACCAGGCAAGCTTTTGAGCGTCAGCTAATTAAAGGCTGCTTGACTGGGCTACACTTTGCTTGTGTTTATGATATCAGCTCAGTTTGTGTGTGAACTACTAAACTTCCAAATTATAGATACAAGTTGTTGAAGTAAATGTAAATAAATCCTGTGTTCTCCAGGGCTTGTCACATAAGCTGTTGTCATTTTAAAGAGCAGtgtttgaaacatttttcaaagtatGCATTCTGGTACATACTGCGAAGTTGAGTTAATTGGTCTCATAATTGAAggctttcagcagctgtttgttACTGTGTGATTTAACAGAATCTAATGTTGGTGGCGGTCAGGCAGGGTGGGCTTTCAGTGACAGCTTGCTCTGCAGTTTGTGtagttttgtgtttctgtggcaGACCCCCAGGAAATGCTGTGTGTAAGGGAAAAAATACTGGAACTCCCTAGgttcttttgtttcttgtaaCTTTGGTGTTGTTCCTTCTAGCTTCATGGAGGAAAAAGAGTGATGGAATGCCTAAAGAAGGCTCTGAAGATAGCAAATCAGTGCATGGACCCTTCTCTGCAAGTCCAGCTTTTCATAGAAATTCTGAATAGATATATCTATttttatgaaaaggaaaatgaggcGGTGAGTGGAAATCCATTCTCTGTTCCATCTTTTTTAGAGTGTTCCTTTAAACTCTTCATTCGTACTTGTACCACAAATTCTCTTTAGCTTGCCTGGTAGCCTCATAAGAGGTACAAGTTCTTGTGGTAAGAGAGGAGTAAATTCTTGATGTGCTAGTAAAATTATTGGATTAAACTTTTGCTTCTCACACTGGGGGAAAATGTTTGCAGTTCAGTTATGAATTTAAATATTATGAGACTTTTGtacctgaaatattttagatTAAAACTTACTGGAACTTAGATGAGAAAGTATTAAGATTCTAGCTTTAGAGGTACCTAACTTAATGTGCAcataagggaaagaaaattctttaCAGGTATTCATGGTcactgctggctctgcctggtTGATGTAAGTTTTAATTTCACAAAATAGATATGACACCATATCTACTCATCTTAAATTGTGTGTGAGTGTAATCTGAGATAGTTACCCGATCCATTTTCTGTTAGCAGATAAAGAAGAGTTATGCAGTTTAAAAACCTGCTTGGTCAAGTAGAGATCAGTGTCTCCTCTGATGTCATTGATTGAGAGCAAACATTAAAGAACACCCTGTAGTTCTGAGAGAATTCCTAAAGAAATTTGAGGGATTTGCTGACTTTCCAATAACTAAACTGGCTTCTCAGTATAGGAGTGCTCTAGTAGAGGACATGCAGTATCTGATGGAGatgaaaataaagctttgaaTTTCAAagcacttggcagatgtaaaaATACTCTTTGGATATTCTGATGGCTTGCGGTGCATTTTGTGTAGTGTTGTACTTCAGCCTGTGGGCAGCCATGACTTGTTCTCTAAGAATAACTTTAAATCTGATATTACCATCCTGACTGACTTCTGGAAGAAACAATTCTCACTGTGCATAAACAGTCTGGTTGGGTGTGCCATTtgtttgaagatttttaaatttgtattaAATACACTGGAGATAAATGCTGTTGGAATAGTTACAAATCTATCAGGCTTATGACAAGTTTTTCACATTTGCTGGGGTGGGGGAATTTCCACAGAACTCTGAAATTAGAAGGGTCCTGTGAGGAACCAGAGGCAGTCCCCAACAGTTTGTCTGCATACAGTCTTACCAGCATTTTGAAGGATTGTCCAAATACAGATAGCTTAAAGACAAGTCTGTTAAAACTAGTGTCTGTGCACTTGTACACAGGTGGTGTTAACTTCTGTTTTATGTTGTGTAGGTGACAGTGCAGGTTTTGAATCAGCTTATACAGAAGATCAGAGAAGATCTCCCAAACCTTGAGTCTActgaagaaacagaacaaattaaCAAACACTTTCACAACACACTGGAGCACTTGCGTCTGAGGAGGGAATCACCAGAATCTGAGGGGCCAATTTATGAAGGTCTTGTTCTTTAGAAAGACACTCACTGTACCTGTTTTCAtttacatactttttttttttttaagataggTTCCTAGGTTGTGCCTTTCAGAAATGTCAAGTTAACATTCTTGTGTTCAGTCTGGCACTTCAAACACTTATGTTGAGTACTCTAACAAATTTGGAAGGTTGGACCAGCAACTACAGGTTTCATCAGTTAGCATGGCTGAAACTTTCTTTGAAGTCCATGTGACATGGTAGGGCTCTTCAGTTTTGATTTCTCTTCTGTCTGTTCACTGTTGCTTCTGTAGCACTAGAGCTCTAAACTGGCAGTGACTGTCAGCTGAAACTGTGTCTGATCTTTACAGAGCATCAGATTTTTGGGATTATTGTATGTCCAATTCTgcttgtgcttttcttttaatgcGAGTTAAGACTAAGTGTAATATTTTTCCCTAAAACTAGAATATATTAATGCATGTTTGGAGAGTTTTAAAGTACCATGTTCAAAAACAGAAGTTATATTTTGCATATTAAGGCTCTGTGACATTCAGTGAGGGCCAGTACTGTGCACAGGGCATATTTATCAAGATAATTTTGTTCCAAATAGtataaaaaaatagagaaattgcAATCTATATAGATATGTATAACCTTCATTACTGTAAATTTAGGGGAAAATGCATTACACAAGTTTATTCAGTATCATGATTTTGCACCGGTGAAACAATAAAGTTGCTATTAACACCTGTTGTTTCATGTGTTTTCAGAGCCCACTGTTGAACCCAAAGCTAATGTTGAACCTtctgaaaaaagtgaaaaaacttTTGTTTTGTAGGGACAGAAAAAATCAAGGCATAGTTACCCTGGTGGAGCTGGGTGGCTGCTGGCATTTCTGATGTAGGGGCTTGTGATACAGACCCAGTGTTTCTCCACATGGTGCTGAGATGATGTGTGCTCACATTTCAGAATGCTTTTATGACATACCTGGAGCAAGGAAGAATCCTACTGGATTCTGTGCCAGAGAGTTGATGGCAATGGAATGACAGTGCTGTAGGAAACTGAGCAGTAGAGCACAGGCagtggcagctcctgggaagcGGGTCCAGTCCATGGGTTAATGCCAGTTGCTGAAAGTTTGACCTGTCTGGTTTGCCTTTAGTGAATGTGGTATTCTAAAGATAACTGATTGAATTGCATTACTCCTTGAGTGACCACTGCCTTCTCAAGATGTGTCCTGGCTTGACTGGATAGTAAATGAGACTTGGGTGGGGATTGTTCAGTAATTTAGTGCTACCTGTTTTCTGAAAAAGGCAAATACAATCCTAGGAAACAATTGCAGAGGATACTAAAATTAGATCACTAATATACTGATGAGTAAGTCTGGcttggaagggaggaggaatgAATGGGGAGATAATTTAAAAGCTTTACTTCCCCAGGCTTATAACTGatcctaattaaaaaaattgtgttgCTCTGTATCTGTTGAAACTATTCCTCCTAGGAGAACTGTTAAGCTGTTTTGTTATAGCATATCCATGGCAGAATGTGGTGATGATGTTCATGTGGATACATCCATAGTGTAGGGATGTTCATGTGGATACATCCATAGTGTAGGGATATGTCCTCCTAGTTTACAGTGTTTGCTAGCCATGTTTGTTTAGTCCTCAGTGTCAGTTCTTGTAACTTAGGAAGTGTTTTTGAAATGCCAGTTTTGCAGTGTAAACTACAGTCACCCCAACGTTGCAGACTGATGCTTTTATACCCTCTCCCACTTGTTAGGGCTACACAGTTACAACTCTTCCACAGCTCttaaatacatttattgaaAGTTtacaaagtaaataattttactgCTTATAAACTTTAAGATTGTATTACCATGCATTTTGACTGTGGCAGTGGACAACTGGAGCTGTTCAGTAACTATCACTTTTCAGCAAGGAAAGCATCTGCTAGGTTATGTAGTAAATGCTGGTGATGCTGGAACAACCTTGTATCATTAGTGATTCTCAGTGTGACACCTTGTGGGACAAATCTACTCCAAACTCAGGATCAGTTGTAGGAGCTCTCCCGTGGCACAGACACAATGGCAGAGACACTCTTGGGCAGTAGCAAGGCTGTAAATTGTAACAGACTTTGTGTGGTGTCAGTCATGATGCATAACCTGGGAAATATCTCTACACTTTAAGTGCTGCTTTCTTGACCACTAATGACTTGATGGATGGAAAGATTCATTGGGTGGGGTAGGGGAAAAcaagacttttttaaaatttatttttttaatctagccAGAAGTAGTAAAACTgcaactgttttaaaaaattactggaAGGGAAGCTTACCTAAAGCTCTGTCATGGATCTCATAGACTATTTAGGCTTACTCTGTCCTTACAGCAAAACATAGAGTAATGCCCTCAGCCCTGTAAGGAGTAGAGTTTTGGCCTCAGTAGATTCCTGGCAATGCAGGATTCAGGTGGGGGCAGGAAGTCACTGCTGAGGGAGGGAACTCTTAGTGAAACTCTTCTGGTGTGTAGGTTACCAATTCTTTTATCTCCTATTATAAAGCTCAAAACCCTAATATACTTCTGTTCCTGGACTTTATTCTACTAAATATTCCACTCTTTTCTATTTCCATCACCTTTTCCACTCAAATCAGTGCTCCCTTTCCTGCTACAGTTGCTCAGCTTCTCTGGTAACATCACTGTTGTGCTGCCTCCTGTCCCAtgcttttcctgtatttttattgttgGTCATGTCTTGTCTGGCTTGCCACTAAGTGGATGGGGGAAAAACATCCTAGACTTAACTGAGGCCCTTAATGTCTTGAAGTGGGTTTGGGGTAAGCTATAGCAGATTCAAGGTTATTGCTTTCTGAAATTCCAGCAATACTTAGTTATTAAAAATGACAGAGCCCAAACTCTACTTATTAGCCATGAatgctatttttgttttcagcactTCAACATTAGTGCACCATTACCAGAAAACATACTGTTGGTGTAATTTTCCAAACAGCTTTGAAAAATGACCTTTCTTTTCACTGCTGTGATTTTCCCAGCTATGTTGATGACTGTATTTCTACATGTTCATAAATATCTACACTTGTGCCTACCTACCAGTATCCCATAAATATTTGCAGGTATTGCAATACTGGCTTTTTTGGTGCTCCCATGAAATCAAAGATGTACAAATTTTCAGCCTTCCTACTTTTCACATCAAAATGTCAGGATGAATTTTGGCCTTTTGTGGACACAGGAGTTTTATGAAGGCTTTCCTAAAGCTCATGTGACACAGTGGGTAGAGAACAGGGTTAATGGCTGAGTTCACCCACAGAAGCCAGAATGAGATCTCATAGAGGGAATAGTGCACACAGTGCCCATGGCAGGCTGCCCTGATGATCATCAGGAGTGTGTATGGAGCCCAGCACAACCCAAACACACAGACAATAACTGCTAAAGACTTTGCTACTCTTTTATCCCGGGAAAGTCTAAATCTGTTTGCCATAATGTTAGCCACGTCTActttgctgctgggctggcaaaGGCTTTCTGTTGCTTTGGAGAAGCCATTCCTGGGAGGCCTGGTCTTTACATCCACCTGCAGGGGTGGAAGGTCATGACTGACACTCAGATTTGATGGCTGATTGCCAAGCTCAGCTGAGGCCTGAAGTCTTGGAGCCTTCTTTAGGTGAAGAAGGCTGCTTGCTTTCTTCTCGTGCTTGTCTCTGTTAGTTGGCTTTACAAAAAACACAGTGtgttcccttttttccctctggaaattGATTTCACAGTCCTCTTGAGCAGGTGAGAGTTTTTCATTTCGGAGCAATGTGCGTTTCCTGATGTTAAGGTAAATACTTAAATTAAAGTACGTAACAGTGATAAAAGGTGTAAAGAATTCAACAGTAGAGGCAATCATTAGGAAATACCAGTTGTAGAAGAATTCTGCATGACATTCTCCTTCAGGGAGGATGCTCTTTTGGGCAATGTGCTCCCAACTGAGAATGGCTGGCCCATagaggagaaaagcagcaatCCATACAATCATCATCTTCAGTACTGCATTTCTGGTCATCCCTTGCTGAGCCCTGTAGCTGACCTGAGGGACAAGAGTCACACACATTACACATATCCCAAACAGTTACGTGGCTGTGTTGGAGCATGGCCCTCTCTGTCACTTGTGAGGGTTGGTGAGAGACAGGCTTTGGGATGAGGGTTAGACCAAACTTACTGGTATCACAGAAgagttatttctgaaatatgCCTTCCAAGAAACCTGATCAAGGTGATTGGCTAAGTTCTGAGACCATGCATCAGATCTTAAAAGCTCAAAAACAAAATCTTCAAAGCAAATAACCACTGCTCTTCCTAGAATTGGAAGAGTTGCTTCATATTTAATTGATTTAGCTGTGATACCTGTTTACAAAATGGTTAAAATATGTATTGGACCctttatttggaattttaaagtaattttaaatacataaaaggGTTTGAATTCACAGAACATCATGCAAgctctttcctttctgctttgtagAAAGATTTTTTCTTAATGTGAAAATCACTCAAAAAATTACAACATCTTCTGTTTGATATACTTAATTTAATTCTTTCATGAAGTACTTGCAGAATTCCTGATTGCAGTTAAGGTGTATAGATGGAGTGTTGTGGTTGGCAAAGTGCTTTACAGAAGAATAACTGATTTCCATTATTTAGAAAATAGAGAAGCTAAGGTGCAGAAATAGTAAGTGTGTCAGTAATACCAGGTCAGTAAGCCATATCACCAATGGAATTCATCAGAATATTAAAGTCATCTTCTCTATTCTGATTCCCTGGAATATTTGTCCCTGAGGCATTGGACAAATACTCATGTAGTGGCTTGGAATTAACCCTTCATGTCTCCATGGTAGGCAGCCACACAGCCTTTGGAATATGAAGTCCTCAGCCTTAAATTCTGTACAGGGTTCAGATTTACTGCCCCCATCTGTCTTGATCTCCACGGCCAGTGCTGTTCTGGTAGAGGAGCCACAGAGCTGAGCAAACCTGAGTGTGTCTGAACTGGGTCTGATTTTGCAGTCCTTAATAAAGCTATGAATAATTCCAGGAGCAGTCTTGGAGGAAGCCACCATTTTCATTGAGATAGAGAATAATTTGGAACTTCAGATATTCCTGTTTATATGTTCTCATACTGCCCTAACCCAATAGTAATTTTCTGTACTCTTGCTTGGGGAGGGATTTTTATATGAGGGAttaatttgaagtattttaaaactgatgattattttcatttattatgaccagtttccatttctgtttctgaaaccatctagtttatatatttatactaTGTGCATAGTCATGAGAGATTggtttatgaaagaaaaattcgTGGCTAATTCAGAACctagaaaataaaggaattctGAGTGTTGACTGTTTAAGAATTAATCTGTTCATTTCTCCCTCTTCAAAAAGGAGTTGGTAAAACTACTGAATTGATTCTGCAGCCTCTCTTTGTACTGTTTGTGATTTAAATGAGCAACAAacataaattaacattttaagaaaatgtgGGTGCAACATAACCAAGTGTGTGTAGAAGTGTGAAACCTACTAACAAGTGAAACGTGTTATTTTGACACCACCCAAACTACTTTGAGGCATTAAGGTCTAGGTGAAAATTAAGTGCAAAGTCTCATCTTCCCTTTTTAATAAGTGGCAtgctgcagctatttctgtGGTCATTACATAGAAATAGCATTTGCATCCTGTGCAAGACGTTAACTTACAAGCTGCCGCTTTTGACCCATACACAGCCCTCCACATCCAATTTCCCCGACAATTTGATACCCGCTGCAAGGAGGTCTCTGCCTTGGGCCTCAGCTGGGCTGCCGTGGGCTATCGGCTGCCAGCGGGGGCACAGCCGTGTCCTGAGCCCGCAGCCCTGGTTCAGCTGGGTAATACTGTTACAACTTATTCAAGATGcaactgaagaggaaaaagtaaACCTTGTTCCCTCTGCAGACACAGCCTGTGCCTGTTTCTAAAGCAGACTACTCTTGCACTGTAAAAGTGAGAAGGAAATGCACTTTCTGGAAAAGCCGATCACTCCCACAACTATTCCCAGTCCTGAGAGGAGCTACCTCGATCGCCCCAGTCTTACGTGCTGTTCGAGAGGGGCTCAAGGGCGTTGAAAGCCAAGTGCCCTAAGCAACCCCCCCCTGCCTGAAAGGGCAGCCCTGGAACCGCTGGcaccccctgcccagcccttaCCGCTCTGGTGACACAGATGAACCTGTCGAAGCTGATCAGGACGATGTTGAAGACGGAGGCGGTACACACCAGGTAGTCCACCACGAGCCACAGCTTACACAAGCCCCTGCCGAGCCTCCACTCGCCCGTCAGCACGTAGGGGATGTAGAGGGGGATGCAGAAGCCGCCTGCGGACAGAGCTCGGCGGTGACACGGGCGGAGCCAACCCCCGCCCCGCGGCGCCCCGCTACTCACCCACCAGCAGGTCGGCGACGGCCAGGTTCAGGAAGAAGAAGTTTCCCTGCGTGCGGAGGCTCCGGTGCACCACGAACGCCAGAATGACCAGGGCGTTGCCCAGCACCGTGGCCAACACCAGCAGCCCCATGAGCGCGGCCAGCAGCGCGGCGGTGCCGGCGGGGAAGGGCCCGGCCGCCGCACAGGCGCTGCCGGACAGGTTGAGCCACGGCCCGTCCCGACCCATGGTGCCGCCGGAGAGCCCGCGGAGCCGCCCGGAGCCAGAGTCGGAGCTCGGCCACGGCACCGCCACGCCCCGCTCAGCCCCGCCGGGCGGAGCGAGAGGCCGGGCGGTGCAGCCTGGTGCAGCCCCGGcctgcccagcccagtccagccccCTGCTGCGGTCGGTGCCGGTTCGGCCGGACGTGCTGGGGTCCGGCGGCGGcgctggggacaggggagcgCAGCCCCAGACCGCAGCCCGGGGCCCTGGGGCTGGCCGGAGCTCCCCGTTGCCGCTGCCCGCCCGGGACGCTCCCAGcgcctctcccagtccctcccagtccgcTCGCttgcctgccctgctccccacagcGTACCTCAGCTCGTCCCCACGGCCCGCGGGGCTCCCCCATGTCTCTCTGTGCCGTTCCGGGCGGGCTGTGCCCTCTCGCCCTCAGGGGTCCATCCTGTGCCTCTGCCGAGCTCGGCTGCCTCGGCCTCAGCCTCTCCCTCCGGGTCAGCGCTAACGGGGGCTCgctgccctgcctggctgctccttcccactACATTTGCAGGAATGAGGTATTTCTGAGACGTCTCTTTTCAAACGGGGCAGTGGCCTCGGACAGTGTTTGAAGTGCATTGCAGCAGAGGTGTCGGGAGCCGCTTTCGCCACAgaaggcagctctgctcccGAACCCAAACCCCGAGCAGCCAGGAAGGGCCGGGCTCTCCTCAGCCCCTGGCACGACGGCTGAGGgggcctggggagcagcagggggacACAGTGACCCCTGGAAAAACTGCTCAGGCTGCTGAGGCTTGTTGACTTTGAAAGCTaattcagaaaaggaaatacagcTTTACTCTCCTGATTTGGCCCACTGGATCTTCATCTGCCTTAAAATACATGTGCATTGAGGGATGGTCTTTGCCACCCTTTCCATGAGAGTTCCGTGGGGGCTGAGAGCACTTTTGGATTTGCTGCCTTCCGTAGGGCCCCTGTAACACGAAAAGACAACAGAACTTGCTCAAAACCAGTGCGTAGTCTTCCCTTAGCTCAGCCAATATTTCACATGTGGTAAACGCCTCTTTT of the Cinclus cinclus chromosome 11, bCinCin1.1, whole genome shotgun sequence genome contains:
- the LOC134048446 gene encoding histamine H3 receptor-like gives rise to the protein MGRDGPWLNLSGSACAAAGPFPAGTAALLAALMGLLVLATVLGNALVILAFVVHRSLRTQGNFFFLNLAVADLLVGGFCIPLYIPYVLTGEWRLGRGLCKLWLVVDYLVCTASVFNIVLISFDRFICVTRAVSYRAQQGMTRNAVLKMMIVWIAAFLLYGPAILSWEHIAQKSILPEGECHAEFFYNWYFLMIASTVEFFTPFITVTYFNLSIYLNIRKRTLLRNEKLSPAQEDCEINFQREKREHTVFFVKPTNRDKHEKKASSLLHLKKAPRLQASAELGNQPSNLSVSHDLPPLQVDVKTRPPRNGFSKATESLCQPSSKVDVANIMANRFRLSRDKRVAKSLAVIVCVFGLCWAPYTLLMIIRAACHGHCVHYSLYEISFWLLWVNSAINPVLYPLCHMSFRKAFIKLLCPQKAKIHPDILM